From Homalodisca vitripennis isolate AUS2020 chromosome 1, UT_GWSS_2.1, whole genome shotgun sequence, the proteins below share one genomic window:
- the LOC124359264 gene encoding probable cytochrome P450 6a14 produces the protein MIAVITWFLGCTIIAAISIVLAAYLFFSPVYSYFKTRGIPFEHGTFPLGTLWPVFRVKKSYTQLMLHMYNKHKGKKFVGFFQFFRKSVLIIDPDLLRNVLVKDFEYFDSKSLHYNKELEPLTAHLFALDGHEWKVLRTKIAPAFSSGKLKGMFQVILDVGDQLREYTSKMTAESEELECKDLFLRYGLAIIASTAFGIESDVLTDKSSTFFEMAETITEPTLGGMFRMGLMMYGGNIAKQFNLRILPKKSHEFFFNLAKDTVQYRETHEKTRNDVMQLLIQLLRKGGKYADEDISITVEELAAQTFVFILAGYETTSTSMSFFLYEMAMNPEVQERVHAEVDAVDEITYDTLAGMEYLEMALDETLRKHVPLGFLSRVCSKDYLVPGTNHVIEKGTDVVISVTGLHSDPDLFPEPERFIPERFSKENKGNIKPFSYMPFGEGPRFCIGMRMGKVAVKAGLAMLMKRFSIQTTSRTPNPLKYDPHTINTVAVGGMWLRLVDRKS, from the exons ATGATTGCCGTCATTACTTGGTTTTTGGGCTGCACCATCATTGCGGCAATCTCGATTGTGTTAGCCGCTTACCTGTTCTTCTCTCCAGTCTACAGTTACTTTAAGACACGTGGAATCCCCTTTGAACATGGTACATTTCCTCTGGGAACCCTCTGGCCAGTATTCCGCGTCAAGAAATCGTACACACAACTGATGTTGCACATGTACAATAAGCACAAAGGAAAAAAGTTCGTCGgattctttcaattttttaggaaGAGTGTGTTGATAATTGATCCAGACCTGTTGAGAAACGTTCTCGTGAAAGACTTCGAGTACTTCGACAGCAAGAGCCTCCACTACAACAAGGAGCTGGAGCCGCTCACTGCCCACTTGTTTGCTTTAGATGGCCACGAATGGAAAGTGCTCAGGACTAAAATTGCTCCTGCATTTTCATCTGGGAAACTCAAAGGGATGTTCCAGGTCATTTTAGATGTTGGAGACCAACTGAGAGAGTACACATCCAAAATGACAGCAGAGAGTGAAGAGCTGGAGTGTAAGGATCTGTTTCTCAGATACGGGCTTGCGATCATCGCCAGCACGGCTTTTGGTATTGAAAGCGACGTCCTCACTGACAAGTCTTCGACGTTCTTCGAGATGGCCGAGACTATAACTGAGCCTACTCTCGGCGGTATGTTCCGGATGGGCCTCATGATGTACGGAGGGAACATCGCTAAACAGTTCAACTTGAGGATTTTACCGAAGAAGTCCCACGAATTCTTCTTCAACCTGGCGAAAGATACTGTTCAGTATAGAGAGACTCATGAGAAGACCAGAAACGATGTCATGCAGTTGTTGATCCAGCTTCTCAGAAAAGGAGGGAAATATGCCGATGAAG atatcAGTATCACAGTGGAGGAATTGGCAGCACAAACATTTGTGTTTATCTTGGCTGGGTACGAGACCACTTCTACCTCTATGAGTTTCTTTCTGTACGAGATGGCGATGAACCCAGAGGTACAGGAGCGGGTCCACGCGGAGGTCGACGCTGTGGATGAGATAACGTATGACACTCTGGCTGGCATGGAATATCTCGAGATGGCTCTTGATG AAACCCTCAGGAAACACGTACCGTTGGGTTTCTTAAGCAGAGTATGTTCCAAAGACTACCTGGTTCCTGGCACAAATCATGTCATAGAGAAAGGCACAGATGTGGTGATCTCAGTTACAGGCCTGCACAGCGATCCCGACCTGTTCCCTGAGCCAGAACGGTTCATTCCTGAACGGTTCAGCAAGGAGAACAAGGGCAACATTAAACCGTTTTCGTACATGCCTTTCGGAGAGGGCCCTAGATTTTGCATAG GAATGCGGATGGGCAAGGTGGCGGTCAAGGCTGGATTGGCAATGTTGATGAAACGGTTCTCAATACAAACAACTTCCAGGACACCAAATCCTCTCAAGTATGATCCTCACACCATCAACACAGTGGCGGTTGGTGGGATGTGGCTGCGGCTGGTAGACAGAAAGTCATAG